In Euzebya sp., the genomic stretch TGATGGGGCAGTTCCGGGACGTGATCGCGGGCATGTCGCACGCCTGCACCGCCCTCGACACGCCGATCACGGGCGGGAACGTGTCGTTCTACAACCAGACGGCAGACACCGCGATCCACCCGACGCCGGTCGTCGGCGTCCTCGGCGTCCACCCCGACGTGACGCAGTCGACGCCGGCGACGTTCGCCGCCCCCCGCCACGCGGTGCTGCTGGTCGGCGCCCCCACCCGGGCGGGCCTGGCCGGCAGCGAGTGGGACTGGGTGTGCAACCAGCGCATCGCGGGAGCGCTCGACCCGATCGACCTCGCACTCGAGCGGCGCCTGCACCGGTTCCTGAACATCGCCCGGACCGAGGGGATCCTCGCCAGCGCCCACGACGTGTCGACCGGTGGGCTGGTCACCGCGCTCGTGGAGGCGTGCGGCGACGGCCTCGGCGTCACCTGCCAGCTGCCGACGCACCTGCCGGAGCACCAGATCTGGTTCTCCGAGGCCCCCGGCCGGGTCGTCGTCTCCGCACCCGATGCCCGGGCGGTCGACGCCCTGGCGCGCGAGCACGACCTCGACGTCCGCCCCATCGGCATGACCACCGCCGCCCGGCGGCTGGTCGGCGGGTCGCTCGACCTGGACCTGGACGCCGTCGCCGCCGCGCAGGCCGCGGTGCTCCCGGCGCTGCTGGGGCCGTAGGGACCGCCTGGTGGCCGACCTCGCCATCGAGCTGTCCGGCGTCGCCCTCCGTCGCGGGGGCGTCCCGGTCGTCCACGACGTGGACTGGGCCGTCGCGGCCGGCGAGCGGTGGGTGCTGCTCGGCCCGAACGGGGCGGGGAAGTCGACGATCCTGAGGTTGGCTGCCGCGTACGAGCTGCCGTCCAGCGGGACGGTCCGGGTGCTCGGCGAGCGGCTCGGCGCGACGCACATCCCGACGCTGCGGACCCGGATCGGCTACACGGCGAGCGCCCTCGAACGGCTGATGGATCCGCGCATGGCCGTGCGGGCCGCGGTCGCGAGCGGCGTCGACGCGACCCTGGTGTCCTTCCGCCCGGCCTACGACGACGCGCAGTGGGCGCGGGTCGACGACGCGGTCGCGCGGGTCGGCTTGGACGGGATCGCCGACCGTCGCATCGGCCTGCTGAGCGAGGGTGAGCGGCGACGGGTCCAGATCGCCCGTGCGCTGCTGGCCGGTCCCGAGCTGCTCCTCCTCGACGAGCCCACCGCGGGGCTCGACATCGCCGGTCGCGAGCAGCTGCTCGGGATCCTGGCGGACGTGGCCGAGGACCCCTCGGTCACCGCGGCGGCGTTCGTCACCCACCACGTCGAGGAGATCCCGCCCGGCTTCACCCACGCCGCGCTGGTCGCCGGCGGGACGGTCGTCGCCGCCGGCCCGCTGGAGGAGGTCCTCACGTCGGAGTCGCTGTCAGCGGCCTTCGACCACCCGCTCGAGGTGAGCCGGGACGGCGACCGCTGGACCGCCCGGGGCCGCTGAGCTGACCGCCGGCCGGGTCAGCGACGGTCAGGTCAGGCGCCCCACTTGAAGACCATCGCGGCGACGGCGATCGTCAGCAGCGTCAGGTCGACCATCGTGATGCTGACCACGGCCTTGCGGGCGGTCTCGGTCGCCGCGGCGTCGCCGCCGGCCGCCGCCTCGCCGAGCCGCTCGTAGCGGGGACCGAGCACCCGGCCACCGAGGAACGCCGACACCAGGTACACGACGATCCCGATGGTGATCCAGGCCTCCTCGAAGTCGAGCCCGTCGGTCGTCAGGACCATCGCGATGCCCGCGAGGAACGCGATGCCCCCCATCGCGCCGAAGAACGGCCCCATCGCCCCGCCGAGCCGGACGACCGTCCCGAGGGCGGCGGTGTCGGTCCGGGCGGCGCGCCCCGCGAGGGCGGTCAGGAAGATGCCCCCGCCGAACCAGGCGATCACGGCCATGACGTGGATGAACTTCAGCGTCTCGTACATCGCCGCGCAGTGTGGACCACCGGGGGCTCCGACGCGAGCCGGCTCTGCTCACCCGCGCGCGGTCGACCATCCGGCCCGGAAGGTCGCGCCCTCGGCGACCGGGCCCGCCGGGCCCTGCCCCGACCACAGCCAGATCTCCTCCCCCGTCCACGCGGCGGCGTGGCCGCTCACGGCCTGCAGCGGCGCCGGCGGCAGCGCCGACCAGCGGGCGGTCGCGGGGTCCCAGACCGCGCCGGGCACCTCCGCCGGCCCGCCGAGGACGACCGCCCGGTCCCCGGTCCAGACCACCGCGTGGGTCGCGGCGTACCCCTGGGGGGAGGGGGGCAGCACCGTCCAGCGCCCCTCGGCGACGTCGAGCGCGAGCCCGCCGACCTCCACCGCATCGGGCCGGCCGAGCAGGAGCATCTCGCTGCCCGTCCAGACGGCCTGCGCCGACCGCATCCCGACCGGCGAGCCGGGCAGGAGCCGCCAGGTGTCGGTGGAGGGGTCGTAGGCGGCGACGTCGGTGGGGCCGGTGCCGGACCAGACGACGACCTCCTCCCCGGTCCACACCGCGGCCAGCAGCCCGAAGGCGCGCTCGAGCGGTGCGGGGCTGGTGAGGGTCCAGGTGTCAGCGGCCGGGTCGTACAGCGCCGCCGGAGCCTCGGTCTCGAAGGTCCGCGACCCGCCGTAGACGAACACCTGCTCGCCGGTCCACACCGCCACGTGGCCCGAGCGCGGGTTGAGGGGGGCGTCGCGCAGCGGCCGCCAGGTGTCGGTCGCGGGGTCGTAGACGGCGCCGTCGACGTCCTGGGCCGCGCGGGCGGCCTCCAGGCCGACCGGCGTCCCCTCGAACACGACCAGCTCGGTGCCGGTCCAGGTCGCGGTGTGGGCGACCCGGTGCCCGAGGGGTGACGTCGCCATGGGCGACCAGGTCCGGCTGACCGGGTCGAACCGGGCACCGACCGGGCCGAGGTCCGGCTGACCTCCGTACACCAGCACCTCCTCCCCCGTCCAGGTCGCGCTGGGGCGGGTGCGCGCGGCCAGCGGGGAGACTCCCAGCGGCACCCACGACCCGACGGCGGTGGTGGCCGGTCCCGGCGCCGGGGCGGTGGGGAGCGGGGCCGGCTCCTCCTCGTCGGCCACCGCGGGGGTCGGGTCGAC encodes the following:
- a CDS encoding ABC transporter ATP-binding protein, whose protein sequence is MADLAIELSGVALRRGGVPVVHDVDWAVAAGERWVLLGPNGAGKSTILRLAAAYELPSSGTVRVLGERLGATHIPTLRTRIGYTASALERLMDPRMAVRAAVASGVDATLVSFRPAYDDAQWARVDDAVARVGLDGIADRRIGLLSEGERRRVQIARALLAGPELLLLDEPTAGLDIAGREQLLGILADVAEDPSVTAAAFVTHHVEEIPPGFTHAALVAGGTVVAAGPLEEVLTSESLSAAFDHPLEVSRDGDRWTARGR
- a CDS encoding Kelch repeat-containing protein, which gives rise to MGVLWLVVVVVAVGVVARIGGGDDPTADLEVDPTPAVADEEEPAPLPTAPAPGPATTAVGSWVPLGVSPLAARTRPSATWTGEEVLVYGGQPDLGPVGARFDPVSRTWSPMATSPLGHRVAHTATWTGTELVVFEGTPVGLEAARAAQDVDGAVYDPATDTWRPLRDAPLNPRSGHVAVWTGEQVFVYGGSRTFETEAPAALYDPAADTWTLTSPAPLERAFGLLAAVWTGEEVVVWSGTGPTDVAAYDPSTDTWRLLPGSPVGMRSAQAVWTGSEMLLLGRPDAVEVGGLALDVAEGRWTVLPPSPQGYAATHAVVWTGDRAVVLGGPAEVPGAVWDPATARWSALPPAPLQAVSGHAAAWTGEEIWLWSGQGPAGPVAEGATFRAGWSTARG
- a CDS encoding DUF2269 family protein gives rise to the protein MYETLKFIHVMAVIAWFGGGIFLTALAGRAARTDTAALGTVVRLGGAMGPFFGAMGGIAFLAGIAMVLTTDGLDFEEAWITIGIVVYLVSAFLGGRVLGPRYERLGEAAAGGDAAATETARKAVVSITMVDLTLLTIAVAAMVFKWGA